The Mucilaginibacter mallensis genome has a segment encoding these proteins:
- a CDS encoding translocation/assembly module TamB domain-containing protein, with translation MLLVIILIQVPAVQNFAKNKAVTFLENKIHTKVKIGHISLGLPKLIVLEDVYFEDQHRDTLIAGEKLKVDISMLKLLHNEVEVNEINLEGITANISRNKDSVFNFDYITKAFAGEQKKEPKPTDTTSSMKFSIDKIILDRIKISYNDKITGNDVSFNLGHFDTRIKDFDMDKMKFTIPKITLSGFNARIIQTAVPPSKTPIDTATKPLNMTLNLGTIDISKINVVYRTDTMAANVNLGSLVVEMNKIDLKNQNIGITSINLSDTKAGITFAKPEAIKKTIVKEIKKIDTLVKPANSTKGWSASLDKITFVNDNIKFDNNAQKPIAKGLDFAHMDIRNLNADAQNIVYNPDTISGKINSFTFSEKSGLAIKKFHTAFFYGPKNSYLNDLYVETPQSVIQKQLQVSYPSIASLSTNLGALYVNANLDGSRLGLKDVLLLMPTMATMDPFKHSPNAVFRINGRVIGKVNDLRIPSMEVRGLSNTHILASATMRGLPDVNKAYFDLTIKDFNTSSADINKLVSPGMIPASVSIPQNLNLKGTFKGGIKTFNTKMTLRSSYGAADLTASMKNGNNKKIAAYSANIKVNDLNVGALSKQPQMAGKVTLAANIKGTGLDPKTASLEFSGDVVSAYVKGYTYKNLKLSGTSHNGNYTAKMLMKDPNINFSLDAKADMNKKYPSINATLTVDSINLKNLNFTKDEMRFHGKIVADVPTADPNYLNADIEATDLLIVNKTQRIKLDTVSLKSTANADSSTLKLKAPMLYAHLSGKYKLPEIGTALQDVIDKYYNTSIANGKVKAKYSPENFAFDIHVVKTPLVDQFAPDLKQLSPILIAGHFNSQTGDLVVNGAMPKVVYGTNDISNLKLAINTGNNALNYSLTVDDVAVGSSIKLLYTSITGSAQDNKLNINLQVRDAAKKERYRLAGVFSVLPNEYQFSFLQNGLLLDYTPWTVAADNALEFGGQGILAKDFNISNNGQTLSISSATQQMNAPVNIDFKNFHIETLTRIAQQDSLQVGGVINGDANISNFQSSPVFTAALNVNDFNFKGDTVGNIAFKVNNQTANAYAASASITGKGNQVDLDGTYYTQPESRFDLNLNIVSLNMKSIEGFSFGNIKNASGDITGKMKISGTTTAPEVRGDINFNKVGFNVSMLNSYFSMPNESITFNNDGILFNDFTLVDSTGNKAVVTGNIYTKTYTDFAFALNIKMDNFRAVNSTQADNKLFYGKLYLNSNIKIGGNMDKPIVDATITVNDKTDMTFVLPEDDPSVEDRQGVVEVINEHAPQMDSLLMARQLDSLKKTGLKGLDVNATINISKAANFTIVIDERNGDVVQIKGEAHLNGGIDPSGKTSLTGTYTVEQGSYNLSYATVKRKFLFKRGSTITWTGDPTSADINLTAVYVANVPPIDLVSQQLGGDQTTTTMYKQKLPFNVELNLKNQLLKPDISFDIVLPDSSYTVSPDVIQTVNTRLTQIRQDPNEMNKQVLGVLVLGHFIGDNPLQSQGGSTGINGAIRNSVSSLLSDQLNRLAGNLIGGIQLSFDLTSGADYSTGTQQNRTDLNVGLSKQFLNDRITVTVGNNFNLEGQNQPGQKTTDLAGNISVNYKITQDGRYMVRAYRRDEFIVIEGQVVETGVGFTITYEYNRFKELFRKKTKQEKTLEKDYKEKQKEQNKEKKQADKEHDQQVDNTQPADQPAQQKQTSN, from the coding sequence GTGCTGCTTGTCATTATTTTAATACAAGTTCCTGCTGTGCAAAATTTTGCCAAAAACAAAGCCGTTACCTTTTTAGAAAATAAAATCCACACAAAAGTTAAAATAGGCCATATCAGTTTAGGCTTGCCAAAATTGATAGTGCTTGAAGATGTTTATTTTGAGGATCAGCACCGCGATACCCTTATAGCCGGTGAAAAATTAAAGGTAGATATCAGCATGTTAAAACTGCTGCATAATGAGGTTGAGGTAAATGAGATCAACCTGGAGGGCATAACCGCCAACATCAGTCGTAATAAGGATAGTGTTTTTAATTTCGACTACATCACCAAAGCCTTTGCCGGCGAACAAAAGAAAGAACCCAAGCCAACTGACACCACTTCATCCATGAAGTTTTCTATTGATAAGATCATTCTCGACCGGATAAAGATCAGCTATAACGATAAGATTACTGGCAACGATGTAAGCTTTAACCTGGGGCATTTTGATACCCGTATAAAAGATTTTGATATGGATAAAATGAAATTTACCATACCAAAGATCACTCTTTCGGGCTTTAACGCGCGCATTATCCAGACTGCTGTACCACCATCAAAAACGCCAATTGATACAGCTACCAAGCCGTTGAACATGACACTTAACCTTGGCACTATTGACATATCAAAGATAAACGTAGTGTACCGTACTGATACCATGGCTGCCAATGTAAACCTGGGCAGCTTGGTAGTGGAGATGAATAAGATCGACCTTAAAAATCAAAACATAGGTATTACTTCCATCAACCTGAGCGATACCAAGGCCGGCATCACCTTCGCCAAGCCGGAAGCGATCAAAAAAACGATTGTTAAAGAGATAAAGAAAATTGATACGCTGGTTAAACCGGCCAACAGTACAAAAGGCTGGTCGGCATCATTGGATAAGATCACCTTTGTAAACGATAACATTAAGTTTGATAACAACGCGCAAAAACCCATAGCCAAAGGACTGGATTTTGCCCACATGGATATCCGCAACCTGAATGCCGATGCGCAAAATATTGTTTACAATCCCGATACCATTTCAGGCAAAATAAACTCCTTTACATTCAGCGAAAAAAGCGGATTGGCAATCAAAAAATTTCATACAGCATTTTTCTATGGGCCAAAAAACTCCTACCTGAATGATCTGTATGTGGAAACCCCGCAATCGGTCATTCAAAAACAATTACAGGTTAGCTACCCTTCCATCGCATCATTAAGCACTAATTTGGGCGCTTTATATGTTAATGCCAATTTAGATGGCAGCCGTTTAGGCTTAAAGGATGTTTTATTACTGATGCCGACCATGGCTACAATGGATCCGTTTAAACATTCACCAAACGCGGTGTTCAGGATAAACGGGCGGGTTATTGGCAAGGTGAATGACCTGCGCATACCTAGCATGGAAGTACGGGGATTAAGCAATACCCACATTTTGGCATCGGCAACCATGCGTGGTTTACCTGATGTTAATAAAGCCTATTTCGATCTCACTATAAAGGATTTTAATACCAGCAGCGCCGATATTAATAAACTCGTATCGCCCGGCATGATACCCGCCAGTGTAAGCATCCCCCAAAACCTGAACCTGAAAGGCACCTTTAAAGGTGGTATAAAAACCTTTAACACCAAAATGACCCTGCGCTCCAGCTATGGCGCGGCTGACCTTACTGCCAGCATGAAGAACGGCAACAATAAAAAAATTGCAGCCTACTCAGCTAATATAAAAGTAAACGACCTTAATGTTGGCGCGCTCAGCAAGCAGCCGCAAATGGCGGGCAAGGTAACGCTGGCAGCCAATATTAAAGGTACCGGGCTCGATCCTAAAACTGCCAGCCTGGAGTTCAGCGGTGATGTGGTATCGGCTTATGTTAAGGGTTATACTTATAAAAATTTAAAGTTGAGCGGCACATCGCATAACGGTAATTATACCGCTAAGATGCTGATGAAGGATCCGAACATCAACTTTAGTCTGGATGCTAAGGCCGACATGAACAAAAAGTATCCATCAATAAATGCTACTTTAACTGTGGATAGCATCAACCTTAAAAATCTGAATTTCACCAAGGATGAAATGCGTTTCCATGGTAAGATCGTTGCCGATGTACCTACTGCCGATCCGAATTATTTGAATGCCGATATAGAAGCTACTGATCTGTTGATCGTAAACAAAACGCAGCGTATAAAACTGGATACCGTTAGCCTAAAATCAACGGCAAATGCTGATAGCAGTACACTTAAATTAAAAGCACCAATGCTTTACGCGCATTTAAGCGGCAAATATAAGTTACCCGAAATTGGAACCGCCCTACAGGATGTAATCGATAAATACTACAATACCTCAATAGCTAATGGAAAAGTAAAAGCTAAATATTCGCCGGAAAACTTCGCATTTGATATACATGTTGTTAAAACACCATTGGTTGACCAATTTGCACCCGATCTTAAACAACTTTCGCCAATACTTATTGCAGGCCATTTCAACAGCCAAACCGGCGACCTTGTAGTGAATGGCGCTATGCCGAAAGTTGTTTACGGTACCAATGATATCAGCAATCTTAAACTCGCCATAAATACCGGTAACAATGCCTTAAATTATAGTCTAACTGTTGATGATGTTGCAGTGGGTTCATCAATAAAACTGTTATATACCAGCATAACAGGCAGCGCACAAGACAATAAACTGAACATTAATTTACAGGTGCGCGATGCTGCTAAAAAAGAGCGTTACCGTTTAGCCGGTGTGTTTAGCGTTTTGCCAAATGAATACCAGTTCAGTTTCCTGCAAAATGGCCTGCTGCTTGATTATACGCCGTGGACGGTAGCTGCCGATAACGCGCTTGAGTTTGGTGGTCAGGGAATCCTGGCCAAAGATTTCAATATCAGTAATAATGGTCAAACATTAAGCATCAGCAGTGCCACACAACAAATGAACGCGCCGGTAAATATTGATTTCAAAAATTTCCATATTGAAACCCTTACCCGTATAGCTCAACAGGATTCATTACAGGTTGGCGGCGTTATTAATGGCGATGCAAACATCAGTAACTTCCAGTCATCGCCTGTGTTTACCGCAGCATTAAATGTTAATGACTTTAATTTTAAAGGCGACACTGTTGGCAATATCGCATTTAAGGTTAATAACCAAACCGCAAATGCCTATGCAGCCAGCGCAAGCATAACCGGGAAGGGTAACCAGGTTGACCTTGACGGCACCTATTATACCCAGCCCGAAAGCCGCTTTGATCTTAACCTGAATATTGTTTCGCTGAACATGAAGAGTATCGAGGGTTTCAGCTTTGGTAATATTAAAAATGCCAGTGGTGATATTACCGGTAAAATGAAAATCTCAGGCACCACAACAGCGCCTGAGGTTAGGGGCGATATTAACTTTAACAAGGTTGGCTTTAACGTATCTATGCTGAATTCCTACTTCAGCATGCCTAACGAGAGTATCACCTTTAATAATGATGGCATCCTGTTCAATGATTTTACTTTGGTTGATTCGACCGGGAACAAAGCTGTTGTTACGGGTAACATCTACACAAAAACATATACTGATTTCGCTTTCGCGCTTAATATTAAGATGGACAATTTCAGGGCGGTTAACTCCACCCAGGCAGACAATAAACTCTTCTATGGTAAACTATACCTCAACAGTAATATTAAAATAGGCGGCAATATGGATAAGCCTATTGTTGATGCCACCATCACCGTTAATGATAAAACAGATATGACTTTTGTATTGCCCGAAGATGACCCTAGTGTTGAGGACCGGCAGGGAGTTGTAGAGGTGATAAACGAACATGCCCCGCAAATGGATTCACTGTTGATGGCGAGGCAGCTGGATTCCCTTAAAAAAACGGGACTTAAAGGGTTGGATGTAAATGCAACCATTAATATCAGTAAGGCCGCTAATTTTACCATAGTAATTGATGAGCGTAATGGTGATGTGGTACAAATAAAAGGCGAAGCGCATTTAAATGGGGGTATTGACCCAAGCGGCAAAACAAGCCTCACCGGTACTTATACGGTTGAGCAGGGCTCATACAACCTTTCGTATGCTACTGTAAAACGTAAATTCCTGTTCAAAAGGGGAAGTACCATAACATGGACAGGCGACCCTACCAGCGCTGACATTAATCTTACAGCCGTTTATGTGGCAAACGTGCCCCCTATTGACCTGGTGAGCCAGCAACTGGGCGGCGACCAAACCACTACAACCATGTATAAGCAAAAGCTGCCGTTTAATGTAGAGCTGAACTTAAAGAACCAATTGTTAAAGCCTGATATCAGCTTTGATATTGTTTTGCCTGATAGCAGCTATACGGTATCGCCGGATGTGATACAAACCGTTAATACCCGGCTAACACAAATACGGCAGGACCCTAATGAAATGAATAAACAGGTACTGGGCGTATTGGTGCTTGGCCACTTTATTGGTGATAATCCGTTACAAAGCCAGGGTGGCAGCACCGGCATTAATGGCGCTATCCGCAATAGCGTAAGCAGCTTATTATCCGACCAGTTGAATAGATTGGCAGGCAACCTGATAGGTGGTATCCAGTTAAGCTTTGACCTAACATCAGGCGCCGACTATTCAACGGGAACACAACAAAACCGTACAGACCTGAATGTGGGTTTATCAAAACAATTTTTAAACGACCGCATTACAGTTACAGTAGGCAATAATTTTAACCTGGAAGGGCAAAATCAACCGGGGCAAAAAACCACCGACCTGGCGGGTAATATATCCGTGAATTATAAGATCACACAGGATGGGCGTTACATGGTACGGGCCTACAGGCGTGATGAATTTATAGTTATTGAAGGGCAGGTGGTTGAAACCGGCGTAGGTTTTACAATAACCTATGAGTACAATCGCTTTAAGGAACTATTTAGAAAGAAAACAAAACAAGAGAAGACCTTGGAGAAAGATTATAAGGAAAAGCAAAAAGAGCAAAACAAAGAAAAGAAGCAGGCTGATAAGGAACATGACCAACAAGTAGATAACACACAACCGGCAGATCAGCCCGCGCAACAAAAACAAACATCCAACTAA
- the tamL gene encoding translocation and assembly module lipoprotein TamL, translated as MAKFKYLFIFLFAAFISACSTTKYLAPGQKLYDGGEVKITDKENTTKAEAKAMSTDLNTLLRPQPNSKILGLRFKLWVYDKTQTKKVRGLRHYLHTHIGEPPVLVSSIDLDKNSNILQSRLQNESYFLAQVNGDTVSKKKSLISKAVYTIQTGPAYHYNKIVFPGAKDNDLDTAVAGTANQTLLKVGDKYNLDVIKAERIRIDARLKERGFFYFAPEDLIMRYDSTIAGHKVDMFVTIKPTTPDQARWIYKIRNIYVYSRYSLRDTSVNPDSGTQYAWYHVIDRRKTVHPYVFKNTVLLHPGDTYNRTEHTNSLNRFIELGPFSYVKNRFDDVTPDSPFLDVSYYLTQYKKKSLSAEIIARQTSANYDGTQINLTFRNKNTFKGAELFTINLFTSTDKQFGSYHNGYDVYQFGIQPSISWPRFISPFNFTTDNAFIPRTILTTGYTYIDRRQLYTLNSFNASWGYQWKPNLYKTFQFNPIEVTLVDAANVSQLYLDSIHNTHNPTLAHVINNQFTIGPSFSYTYDNSGDDFRTNTIYYNSKTSLSGNLYGIITGADTLAGRPKKLFGATFDQYVKLENEIRFYHKLGPNSKLATRFLVDIGVPYGNSTILPYSQQFFIGGPNSLRGFQARSIGPGSYYPPTTITGASQFLPDESGDIKIEANIEYRPKLFSIVEGALFVDAGNIWLMRPHDGLPGGAFGKNFLTQMAGDAGFGLRFNLTVLILRTDFGFPLFEPAQKTFGVVNGVDYNDAKWRGSNMVFNLAIGYPF; from the coding sequence ATGGCTAAGTTTAAATATCTGTTTATTTTTTTATTTGCCGCTTTTATAAGCGCCTGTAGCACCACTAAATACCTGGCGCCCGGGCAAAAGCTATATGATGGCGGCGAGGTAAAAATTACAGATAAAGAAAACACCACCAAAGCGGAAGCCAAGGCCATGAGCACCGATTTAAACACATTATTAAGGCCGCAGCCTAATTCAAAAATTCTAGGGCTGCGCTTTAAGCTTTGGGTATATGACAAAACTCAAACTAAAAAAGTAAGAGGGTTAAGGCATTATTTACACACCCATATAGGCGAACCCCCTGTTTTAGTAAGCTCTATTGATTTGGATAAGAACAGCAACATATTACAAAGCAGGCTGCAAAACGAGAGTTATTTTCTGGCACAAGTAAATGGCGATACGGTCAGTAAGAAAAAGTCATTGATATCAAAGGCTGTTTACACCATACAAACCGGGCCGGCTTATCATTACAATAAAATTGTATTCCCGGGGGCTAAAGATAATGACCTGGATACTGCGGTTGCCGGTACAGCTAATCAAACCCTTTTAAAAGTTGGTGATAAATATAATCTTGATGTTATCAAGGCCGAACGGATACGGATTGATGCACGGCTGAAAGAAAGAGGGTTCTTTTATTTTGCTCCTGAGGACCTGATCATGCGGTACGACAGCACCATAGCGGGCCACAAGGTTGATATGTTTGTAACTATTAAGCCTACAACCCCCGACCAGGCCAGGTGGATCTACAAGATCAGAAATATTTATGTTTACTCCAGGTATTCATTAAGGGATACTTCTGTTAATCCTGATTCTGGTACGCAATATGCGTGGTATCATGTTATTGACCGCAGAAAAACCGTACACCCTTATGTATTTAAAAACACGGTGTTGCTGCACCCTGGCGATACTTATAATCGTACCGAACACACCAACAGCTTAAACCGTTTTATTGAGCTTGGGCCGTTTAGTTATGTAAAAAACAGGTTTGACGATGTTACTCCCGATTCGCCTTTTCTGGATGTGAGTTATTACTTAACTCAATACAAAAAGAAATCGCTTAGCGCTGAAATAATTGCGCGGCAAACGTCTGCCAACTATGATGGTACGCAGATTAATCTGACCTTTAGAAATAAAAACACGTTTAAAGGGGCCGAATTATTTACAATTAATCTTTTTACCAGTACCGATAAGCAATTTGGCAGTTACCATAATGGGTATGACGTTTATCAGTTTGGTATACAGCCATCCATATCGTGGCCACGGTTTATAAGTCCGTTTAACTTTACTACGGATAACGCGTTTATTCCGCGAACAATACTGACAACGGGATACACCTATATTGATCGCCGGCAACTTTATACATTAAACTCGTTTAACGCATCGTGGGGATATCAGTGGAAGCCTAACCTGTATAAAACATTTCAGTTTAATCCTATTGAGGTAACGCTGGTTGATGCTGCCAATGTTAGCCAACTTTATCTTGATAGTATCCATAATACCCACAACCCAACGCTGGCACACGTAATAAACAACCAATTTACCATTGGCCCGAGTTTTAGTTACACGTATGATAATTCAGGTGATGATTTCAGGACCAATACCATATATTACAACAGTAAAACAAGCCTTTCGGGTAATCTTTATGGTATAATAACAGGTGCCGATACCTTAGCCGGAAGGCCAAAGAAATTATTCGGCGCAACGTTTGATCAGTATGTTAAATTAGAGAATGAGATAAGATTCTATCACAAACTCGGCCCAAACAGCAAGCTGGCAACCCGCTTTCTGGTTGATATAGGCGTTCCATACGGTAACTCAACCATATTACCTTATTCGCAACAATTCTTTATTGGCGGGCCAAATAGTTTACGCGGTTTCCAGGCCCGCTCAATAGGTCCGGGATCGTATTACCCTCCCACAACAATTACAGGCGCCAGCCAGTTTTTGCCTGATGAATCTGGAGACATTAAGATCGAAGCCAATATTGAATACCGGCCAAAGCTGTTCAGCATAGTTGAAGGCGCGCTATTTGTTGATGCCGGTAATATATGGCTCATGCGGCCACATGACGGATTGCCCGGCGGCGCATTCGGCAAAAATTTTCTCACTCAAATGGCTGGCGATGCCGGCTTCGGCCTTCGCTTTAACCTTACCGTACTTATATTACGTACCGATTTTGGATTCCCGCTTTTTGAGCCGGCTCAAAAAACATTCGGAGTTGTTAATGGGGTAGATTATAATGATGCCAAATGGCGCGGATCAAATATGGTATTTAACCTGGCTATTGGCTATCCGTTTTAA
- a CDS encoding PAS domain-containing protein, protein MLGWVFHIPVIQHIPMLAVLKFNSGLCFFLFSSALLLFQYKPSPYNTLSFFLLSLFGTAIGLITLLQFIFHFNTGIDQLFVGYRSTPTYLNPFPGRMAFNSAVNFSLLGLGMLGLTANKHVLNIISQYIFHLVSIISVIVLIGLLYGASLFYTLFYVTSMPALTAVFFLILSVEASLLNPSLGITRLFTGKRIGNQMARRLFSLIILMIIVFGSLKVQTERSQIFSSVNIGLSILSICFLLVSLALVWNTAIWLNKIDKLRYEAETEVKLMNTELEKRVEERSAEFKKSEEKYHSLIEQASDAIYILDDNNNFTDVNASMCKMTGYNREELLSLNILAILDPEEQNIDPIPKSIAGLKQVIRERRFIKKDGHAFTVEINVKIFSDDRVMVIARDITARKKIEAELRDAELRFRTIADKSMVGVYIVQKGKFTYVNPRFAEIFGYQPEELMNTVPVETIVDEEYRAIATENVNRRMLGEVESVNYEARGKKRDGTGNWVEFYGSRAIIGGEPTIIGSMIDITKRKKAEEELRSSELKYKLLFESNPMPMWMIAKDDLSIIDANQAAIKHYGYTKDELLQMSVRSMRPKEDEEIQLEGYLKEMDLDSAHRIVRHLKKDGSVMYIQLISHDIIYDGRPVRLSLTNNITERLKAEESLQKSEANLQTILKTTDTAYALFDQDLKVLTFNYKAAEFVKAQLNQVAAKGNMLTDYFPEDKFPRLNKFAHEALLGHNVNYEIDYPQPDGSVMWYYVRLFPITNDNKEILGMLMGLYDITERKNAEQDLKSAYKRIQNHMDSIKDMAWKQSHLIRSPLANLKGLTSILKTDNSDITVLEHIQTELDRMDAIIIQMAEDASNHDDE, encoded by the coding sequence ATGCTTGGGTGGGTATTTCATATCCCGGTTATACAGCATATCCCTATGCTTGCTGTTTTAAAATTTAATTCAGGCTTATGCTTTTTTTTATTCAGCAGCGCGTTGTTGCTTTTCCAATACAAGCCCTCTCCATATAATACTTTATCTTTCTTTCTATTATCATTATTTGGTACAGCAATCGGACTAATTACCCTGCTTCAGTTTATATTTCATTTCAATACAGGTATTGACCAATTGTTTGTAGGCTATCGTTCGACACCAACATATTTAAATCCATTTCCCGGCCGTATGGCCTTTAATTCAGCCGTCAATTTTTCACTGCTTGGCTTAGGTATGCTTGGGCTTACTGCTAATAAGCATGTGCTTAATATCATATCGCAATACATTTTTCATTTAGTTAGTATCATATCCGTTATTGTACTAATTGGTTTACTGTACGGGGCATCCTTATTTTACACATTGTTTTATGTAACCTCAATGCCTGCGCTTACTGCTGTATTTTTTCTCATATTATCAGTTGAGGCATCATTATTAAACCCATCACTAGGCATTACCCGCCTATTTACAGGCAAACGTATAGGCAACCAAATGGCCCGGCGACTTTTCAGCCTTATTATTTTAATGATCATCGTATTCGGTTCATTAAAAGTTCAAACAGAGCGCTCGCAAATATTCTCATCGGTAAACATCGGCCTATCCATACTTTCTATTTGCTTTTTACTGGTAAGCCTGGCTTTGGTATGGAATACGGCTATCTGGCTAAATAAGATAGACAAACTACGTTATGAAGCCGAAACCGAGGTAAAACTAATGAATACCGAATTGGAGAAAAGGGTGGAAGAAAGATCAGCCGAGTTTAAAAAAAGCGAAGAAAAGTATCATTCACTTATTGAGCAGGCATCCGATGCTATTTACATACTGGATGATAACAATAATTTTACAGACGTAAATGCCAGTATGTGCAAAATGACCGGCTACAACAGGGAAGAATTATTAAGCCTAAACATACTGGCTATTCTTGATCCTGAAGAACAGAATATTGATCCTATCCCAAAATCTATAGCCGGTCTTAAACAAGTAATTCGTGAAAGAAGATTCATAAAAAAGGATGGGCACGCTTTTACGGTTGAAATCAACGTAAAGATTTTTTCAGACGATCGTGTTATGGTTATTGCCCGGGATATTACCGCCCGCAAAAAAATTGAAGCTGAGTTAAGGGATGCCGAACTAAGGTTCAGGACAATTGCTGATAAATCAATGGTGGGTGTATACATTGTGCAAAAGGGGAAGTTCACCTATGTAAACCCCAGGTTTGCCGAGATCTTTGGCTATCAGCCTGAGGAATTGATGAATACCGTACCCGTGGAAACCATTGTTGACGAAGAATACCGGGCAATTGCTACTGAAAATGTAAATCGGCGTATGCTGGGTGAAGTGGAAAGCGTGAATTATGAAGCCAGGGGCAAAAAAAGGGACGGCACCGGCAATTGGGTGGAGTTTTATGGCAGCAGGGCAATAATTGGAGGCGAGCCAACCATTATTGGCTCTATGATAGATATTACAAAGCGTAAAAAAGCTGAGGAAGAATTAAGATCATCTGAACTGAAGTATAAATTACTTTTTGAAAGTAATCCAATGCCTATGTGGATGATAGCTAAGGATGATCTTTCAATTATTGATGCTAACCAGGCTGCAATTAAGCATTACGGCTATACAAAAGATGAACTTTTGCAAATGAGCGTTAGATCAATGCGGCCCAAAGAAGATGAAGAGATACAACTGGAAGGTTATTTGAAGGAGATGGACCTCGATTCGGCACACAGGATTGTGAGGCATTTGAAAAAAGATGGGTCGGTGATGTATATACAGCTGATATCGCATGATATTATATACGATGGGCGTCCGGTGCGGCTTTCCTTAACAAATAATATTACGGAACGGCTTAAAGCAGAAGAATCTCTCCAAAAATCTGAAGCTAACCTGCAAACCATTTTAAAAACAACTGATACTGCCTATGCCTTATTCGATCAGGATTTAAAGGTGCTTACGTTTAATTATAAAGCTGCCGAATTTGTTAAAGCACAGCTTAACCAGGTTGCTGCAAAAGGTAATATGCTTACAGATTATTTCCCCGAGGATAAATTCCCCCGTTTAAACAAATTTGCTCATGAAGCATTGCTAGGGCATAATGTTAACTATGAAATAGATTACCCGCAACCAGATGGTTCGGTAATGTGGTATTATGTAAGGCTTTTCCCTATAACTAATGATAATAAAGAGATTTTAGGCATGCTGATGGGCTTGTATGATATAACTGAACGGAAGAATGCGGAACAAGACCTGAAAAGTGCCTATAAGCGTATCCAAAACCATATGGACAGCATAAAGGATATGGCATGGAAACAATCGCACCTTATACGTAGTCCGCTGGCCAATTTAAAGGGATTGACATCTATATTAAAGACTGACAATTCAGACATAACGGTACTTGAACACATACAAACCGAGCTCGACAGGATGGACGCCATCATTATTCAAATGGCCGAGGATGCATCAAACCACGATGATGAATAG
- a CDS encoding aspartyl protease family protein translates to MRFSVPLHIIDLHEDGFHPLLDITVFGKLFKVVLDTGASKTAFDKNLLLEANEIALLNASDKLSTGLGTNTMESFTATIYDMRIGKLKIPEFDVAVLDLSTINIAYEQMGHPEVLGVIGGDILMQYKAVIDYGKQVVKFKT, encoded by the coding sequence ATGAGATTTTCTGTACCCTTACATATTATTGATCTGCACGAGGATGGTTTCCATCCGTTATTGGATATAACTGTATTTGGCAAATTATTCAAGGTCGTGCTGGATACCGGTGCTTCAAAAACGGCGTTCGACAAAAATTTATTGCTCGAAGCAAATGAAATTGCATTATTAAATGCCAGCGATAAGCTTTCAACAGGCCTGGGCACAAATACTATGGAATCTTTCACTGCCACAATTTACGATATGCGCATTGGCAAGCTAAAGATACCCGAGTTTGATGTAGCCGTGCTTGACCTATCGACCATAAACATTGCTTACGAGCAAATGGGGCATCCGGAGGTGTTGGGCGTAATAGGCGGCGATATTTTAATGCAATACAAGGCGGTTATTGATTATGGGAAACAGGTGGTAAAGTTTAAAACTTAA
- a CDS encoding PadR family transcriptional regulator — protein MSSNPMLKGTLQTIILKLLEDNNRMYGYEITQKVKELTAGEIMLTEGALYPALHKLEADGMLETFTEVVDNRVRKYYRLTEQGGKEVTSKLNEAQAFIEQLQLLLNLKPAIK, from the coding sequence ATGAGCTCGAACCCAATGCTAAAAGGCACCTTGCAAACCATCATCTTAAAACTGCTTGAGGATAATAACCGCATGTATGGTTATGAGATCACTCAAAAAGTTAAGGAGCTAACCGCTGGTGAAATTATGCTTACTGAAGGTGCTCTGTATCCCGCGCTGCACAAACTGGAAGCGGATGGCATGCTGGAAACATTTACCGAAGTGGTTGATAATCGGGTACGAAAGTACTACCGGCTTACCGAACAAGGAGGGAAAGAAGTTACCAGTAAACTAAACGAAGCGCAGGCCTTTATTGAGCAGTTACAGCTATTGTTAAACCTTAAACCTGCTATAAAATGA